The Camelina sativa cultivar DH55 chromosome 18, Cs, whole genome shotgun sequence DNA window TCGTCAAGATTCAGGTTTGAAaaacttacatttttttatattcaagttgaagatgttgagtttaggtttttttttgttgtctttgcttGTGTCACATTGTTGGATTTTTTATTGATAACCTATCAGGCTCATGTGAGAGGGCATCAAGTCCGGAAACAATACCGAGCCATTATTTGGTCCGTAGGATTACTTGAGAAAATCATATTGCGATGGAGGCGTAAAGGTAGTGGCTTACGCGGTTTCAAACGGGATACAATCACCAAGCCAGCGGAACCTGTATGTCCTGCCCCACAAGAAGATGACTATGATTTTCTCAAGGAAGGAAGGAAACAAACAGAGGAAAGGCTTCAAAAGGCTCTAACCCGAGTGAAGTCTATGGCTCAATATCCAGAGGCAAGGGCTCAATACCGTAGACTATTGACTGTCGTAGAAGGCTTCCGTGAGAACGAGGTAACAATTGCGTATCTGAATATAGACTAATTAAATACACCTAAATAAATAGTTGAAACTTGAGACTCTCCTTTGTGAATTTTTCATGAGCAGGCTTCTTCTTCTAGCTCAGCATTGAAAAACAACAATAGCAACACAGAGGAAGCTGCAAATTACAACGAGGAAGACGATTTAATCGACATTGATTCTCTTCTGGATGACGACAGTTTCATGTCTCTTGCATTTGAATAAAAGATCACTGCAACTGAGGGTAAAAAAACtcgtacataaaaaaaaaaaaaacatccctCTGGTATACACAACATCGTCAACAACAATGCTTTCTAACATTTTATGTTTAGGTTTCCATGTAAATACATACAGCTGGAATAGAAATCTCTCTACATAGCTTGTGTTGAGAGTGAcggattttattgttttagtttggGGGGGTTTGGTCCGGGATATAGagacttgttcttttttttttttcagttgtatGTAATGTTACCTATAGATTCCTGTCGCCTAGGAAAAAATGCCTTTTGTACACAAACCAGTTGGGTTATTTTACATTGTTTACATGGTGATTGGTGGTCCCTAAGGGCTAAGtaagggtttagtttttttttttcttcttcttaaacctaaaatatatatgtgaacattggtataaaaaaaaaatccttatataGAGAGTGTTAACAAGAAAACGTTATTGTAGTTTGAGTTAGTTTACTTGATATGTAAGAATAGAGAGATGATTAAGCAAAACATGTCTGTAAGTATCTTTTTGATTCTCTGGCGTATCTGTTTCTTACGGTTCTAAGCATTGCAGTATCGATTTTGAACTATAAACcgaagtcaaaaaaaaaaaaaatagaaaaacgcgtatataataataataaaaaaggaaagagttcatatatttataaccGACCaacgaaagagaagaagaaaaatcaaatcagttacaaagaagaaggaagagagagagagagagagagagaatggagAAGAAGGTATTATCAGCAGCTGCTGTAGTTCCTCAGCTCCTCCGCAACATCATCATCGCCGTCGTTATTTTCGCCGATGAATCTCTCATTCATGTCTCCGGGAAATCGAAGCTCCTCGAGAAACTCCGTCTGTTTCTCGTCGcatgtttcctcttcttcttgcgCTCTTTTCCTTCTGTCGTCGTCTCTTTCGCAAACCCTAATCCAACGAAgatgacgacgaagaagaagaagaagaagcttcagatGATCAGCGATTGCGAAGAATCAGGAATCGGTCGAGCGATTTGGCAGTTGCTGTCGGCTATGAATGAAATCCCGGTGAGTTCTAGAAAGTACCAAGTGGTTCGATCCTTGGCGGAGAGACTAATCGAAGAGAATCACGGATTCGCCTTGTTTGATTTGAACCGTAGGGTTTTAAACGCGTCGTTCAGTAGAACGCTAAGCCGGTTAGAGGCGGCGGTGACGGTTGAGTTTAATAACCGGAGAGATACAGGTGAACCGGTTCGTTATGGATTAAACCGGATGGTGAGAGCTGCGGTTAGAGCCGTGGGAGATGGACTCACTGGTTGGGGTGGTGAAGAAGAGACGGCGGATCAGTCGGCTGAGAAACTTGCGGCGGANNNNNNNNNNNNNNNNNNNNNNNNNNNNNNNNNNNNNNNNNNNNNNNNNNNNNNNNNNNNNNNNNNNNNNNNNNNNNNNNNNNNNNNNNNNNNNNNNNNNNNNNNNNNNNNNNNNNNNNNNNNNNNNNNNNNNNNNNNNNNNNNNNNNNNNNNNNNNNNNNNNNNNNNNNNNNNNNNNNNNNNNNNNNNNNNNNNNNNNNNNNNNNNNNNNNNNNNNNNNNNNNNNNNNNNNNNNNNNNNNNNNNNNNNNNNNNNNNNNNNNNNNNNNNNNNNNNNNNNNNNNNNNNNNNNNNNNNNNNNNNNNNNNNNNNNNNNNNNNNNNNNNNNNNNNNNNNNNNNNNNNNNNNNNNNNNNNNNNNNNNNNNNNNNNNNNNNNNNNNNNNNNNNNNNNNNNNNNNNNNNNNNNNNNNNNNNNNNNNNNNNNNNNNNNNNNNNNNNNNNNNNNNNNNNNNNNNNNNNNNNNNNNNNNNNNNNNNNNNNNNNNNNNNNNNNNNNNNNNNNNNNNNNNNNNNNNNNNNNNNNNNNNNNNNNNNNNNNNNNNNNNNNNNNNNNNNNNNNNNNNNNNNNNNNNNNNNNNNNNNNNNNNNNNNNNNNNNNNNNNNNNNNNNNNNNNNNNNNNNNNNNNNNNNNNNNNNNNNNNNNNNNNNNNNNNNNNNNNNNNNNNNNNNNNNNNNNNNNNNNNNNNNNNNNNNNNNNNNNNNNNNNNNNNNNNNNNNNNNNNNNNNNNNNNNNNNNNNNNNNNNNNNNNNNNNNNNNNNNNNNNNNNNNNNNNNNNNNNNNNNNNNNNNNNNNNNNNNNNNNNNNNNNNNNNNNNNNNNNNNNNNNNNNNNNNNNNNNNNNNNNNNNNNNNNNNNNNNNNNNNNNNNNNNNNNNNNNNNNNNNNNNNNNNNNNNNNNNNNNNNNNNNNNNNNNNNNNNNNNNNNNNNNNNNNNNNNNNNNNNNNNNNNNNNNNNNNNNNNNNNNNNNNNNNNNNNNNNNNNNNNNNNNNNNNNNNNNNNNNNNNNNNNNNNNNNNNNNNNNNNNNNNNNNNNNNNNNNNNNNNNNNNNNNNNNNNNNNNNNNNNNNNNNNNNNNNNNNNNNNNNNNNNNNNNNNNNNNNNNNNNNNGTTATGGATTAAACCGGATGGTGAGAGCTGCGGTTAGAGCCGTGGGAGATGGACTCACTGGTTGGGGTGGTGAAGAAGAGACGGCGGATCAGTCGGCTGAGAAACTTGCGGCGGAACTTCTTTGGTTGGCGGAGAAGATGGCGGTTTATGGATTCGCCGGTGAAGCCGTTGAGAAATGGGCTTCGGCTTCTAACTTGGCTTCGCTCGCTCTTTCTTCTGAGCCACGGCTTCAATCTTCTTTGGTCCAAATTTCTGGTAATTTTTCtgttaaattattaatattactGTCTCGTGAATATGGTAAATAGAATAATCTCTTTcccatttttgaaaaattggatGATGCTATTTACTTATTCAggatattattttttgatttttttccttttttttttttatgtgtagCTTTATTGttcaaagaagcaaagaaggacACTGAGATGgaaagagatgaagagaaaTCGACGAGAGATGATGA harbors:
- the LOC104762577 gene encoding uncharacterized protein LOC104762577 isoform X1, translated to MEKKVLSAAAVVPQLLRNIIIAVVIFADESLIHVSGKSKLLEKLRLFLVACFLFFLRSFPSVVVSFANPNPTKMTTKKKKKKLQMISDCEESGIGRAIWQLLSAMNEIPVSSRKYQVVRSLAERLIEENHGFALFDLNRRVLNASFSRTLSRLEAAVTVEFNNRRDTGEPVRYGLNRMVRAAVRAVGDGLTGWGGEEETADQSAEKLAAELLWLAEKMAVYGFAGEAVEKWASASNLASLALSSEPRLQSSLVQISALLFKEAKKDTEMERDEEKSTRDDETNKKMLVSWIPLLCRASNGADKPVLRSSERAELEKVLEKMISGLKEDEQERVLSLWLHHYTHCSSSDWPDLNGSYVRWCHSSRQLLLSYVASESLYTLEA
- the LOC104762577 gene encoding uncharacterized protein LOC104762577 isoform X2 — protein: MEKKVLSAAAVVPQLLRNIIIAVVIFADESLIHVSGKSKLLEKLRLFLVACFLFFLRSFPSVVVSFANPNPTKMTTKKKKKKLQMISDCEESGIGRAIWQLLSAMNEIPVSSRKYQVVRSLAERLIEENHGFALFDLNRRVLNASFSRTLSRLEAAVTVEFNNRRDTGEPVRYGLNRMVRAAVRAVGDGLTGWGGEEETADQSAEKLAAELLWLAEKMAVYGFAGEAVEKWASASNLASLALSSEPRLQSSLVQISALLFKEAKKDTEMERDEEKSTRDDETNKKMLVSWIPLLCRASNGADKPVLRSSERAELEKVLEKMISGLKEDEQERVLSLWLHHYTHCSSSDWPDLNGSYVRWCHSSRQLLLSYVASESLYTLEA